A single Phragmites australis chromosome 4, lpPhrAust1.1, whole genome shotgun sequence DNA region contains:
- the LOC133914123 gene encoding uncharacterized protein LOC133914123: protein MDERREMDLPAARRAATASGTPTATRGSSTGSSCSSSSNPAASASTGTPPPTTIVPWAARAGGAGDSCYYPGCRKDANCACEMCLASINATRDLILAPEAAAARRFFAGAARDRRPALFCRDRDSATGSDVTEPWTPLMWSTAKSRRPGRAAEAAAGGRGKRAGSHDWALYAATVLGFLILLWVDTGLVPEAAARGFGPKLSPEAVAWVGAEARLAPGGLDNKLGVLEQRVGHLVGGERVANCSSQDSVWQFHQDDQHVFHWRCTVYKSAAEEVSVWGSPLRTSGLLPATLSPRHLTLLAGKITEWSDGRVWPTVRASNGSSWGYRRHSAAAVRLEPETWVLEYQRSALFEGTRLIPAAAELLSSRCSTMARRARRRLARRRLSGGAQANPT, encoded by the exons ATGGACGAGAGGAGGGAGATGGATCTGCCAGCGGCAAGGAGAGCGGCCACCGCCAGCGGCACCCCCACGGCGACGCGCGGCTCCAGCACGggctcctcctgctcctccagctccaaccccgccgcctccgcctccacggGGACGCCGCCTCCCACCACCATCGTGCCGTGGGCGGCCCGCGCCGGGGGCGCGGGGGACAGCTGCTACTACCCGGGGTGCCGCAAGGACGCCAACTGCGCCTGCGAGATGTGCCTCGCCAGCATCAACGCCACGCGGGACCTCATCCTCGCGCCcgaggcggccgccgcgcgcagGTTCTTCGCCGGCGCCGCCAGGGACCGGAGGCCCGCGCTCTTCTGCCGCGACCGCGACTCGGCGACGGGATCCGACGTGACGGAGCCGTGGACGCCGCTGATGTGGTCCACGGCCAAGTCCAGGCGGCCCGggcgggcggcggaggcggcagccGGGGGCCGCGGGAAGAGAGCCGGGTCGCACGACTGGGCGCTCTACGCGGCGACTGTTCTTgggttcttgattcttctgtgGGTGGACACGGGGCTCGTCCCGGAGGCCGCGGCGAGGGGGTTCGGGCCAAAGTTGTCGCCGGAGGCTGTGGCGTGGGTGGGGGCCGAGGCGCGACTCGCGCCTGGAGGCCTGGACAACAAACTGGGTGTCCTGGAGCAGCGGGTCGGGCACCTCGTCGGCGGCGAGAGGGTCGCCAACTGCAGCTCACAAGACTCTGTCTGGCAATTCCACCAG GATGATCAGCATGTGTTCCACTGGCGCTGCACGGTGTACaagtcggcggcggaggaggtcaGCGTCTGGGGGAGCCCTCTTCGTACCTCCGGCCTCCTCCCGGCCACTCTCTCGCCACGGCACCTCACCCTCCTCGCTGGCAAGATCACAGAG TGGTCTGACGGGCGGGTGTGGCCGACAGTGAGGGCGAGCAACGGCAGCTCCTGGGGCTACCGGCGTCacagcgcggcggcggtgcggcTGGAGCCGGAGACGTGGGTGCTGGAGTACCAGCGGAGCGCGCTGTTCGAGGGCACACGGCTGATACCGGCCGCCGCGGAGCTGCTCTCTTCCAGGTGCTCGACGATGGCGCGACGGGCGCGGCGAAGGCTGGCAAGACGGCGGCTTTCCGGTGGCGCACAGGCGAACCCAACCTGA
- the LOC133914124 gene encoding uncharacterized protein LOC133914124: MEVEAVSCECCGLEEECTGEYIGGVRACFGGRWLCGLCSEDVKYEAGKCAGAGAAPDVEEAVRAHMAICRMLKSGGPAGRVAEGMRQMLRTASWKKASPSTSSTPSPSPSPREHHRASPVSIGL, from the coding sequence atggaggtggaggcggtgAGCTGCGAGTGCTGCGGGCTGGAGGAGGAGTGCACCGGCGAGTACATCGGCGGGGTGAGGGCCTGCTTCGGGGGGAGGTGGCTGTGCGGGCTGTGCTCGGAGGACGTCAAGTACGAGGCCGGCAAGTGCGCGGGAGCGGGCGCCGCGCCCGACGTGGAGGAGGCCGTGCGCGCGCACATGGCCATCTGCCGCATGCTGAAGAGCGGCGGCCCCGCCGGCCGCGTCGCCGAGGGCATGCGCCAGATGCTGCGCACCGCGTCCTGGAAGAAGGCCTCCCCCTCCACGTCTTcgacgccgtcgccgtcgccgtcgccgcgggAGCACCACCGCGCGTCGCCGGTGTCCATCGGGCTCTGA
- the LOC133915464 gene encoding uncharacterized protein LOC133915464, with the protein MFLRSKIQEMILRRRSRSMSHVSDQLASSSTIPCDGDSSAGAGGSKGAAARALFASPRLLHSSSLPTGSVFAKNPVPDAESETAFSMSPTSVIDAAAAFASGSDVVGKRRPWRDGLHGLADALDCTDQQQRGVLAATSRAISAQTPPSLARSCSLDRRVEFGVKNKSSWLPLRGSGREVASPAAASEPGEMEPSSEDYTCVISRGLNPRTVHIFGDRVVEGAAAESPPRPINLPARR; encoded by the coding sequence ATGTTCTTGAGATCAAAGATCCAGGAGATGATCttgaggaggaggtcgaggtCGATGAGCCACGTCTCTGATCAGCTCGCGAGCTCTTCGACGATTCCATGTGATGGTGAcagcagcgccggcgccggcggcagcaAGGGTGCCGCTGCCCGTGCCTTGTTCGCCTCTCCGAGGCTGTTGCACTCTTCCTCCCTGCCCACCGGCAGCGTCTTCGCCAAGAACCCAGTGCCAGACGCCGAGTCCGAGACGGCCTTCTCCATGAGCCCGACCTCCGTGATCGACGCGGCCGCAGCCTTCGCGTCCGGCTCGGACGTTGTTGGCAAGCGCCGGCCGTGGCGCGACGGCCTGCACGGCCTCGCCGACGCGCTGGACTGCACCGACCAGCAGCAAAGGGGCGTCCTCGCGGCGACGTCGCGGGCCATCAGCGCGCAgacgccgccttctctggcccGGTCGTGCTCCCTGGACCGCCGCGTCGAGTTCGGCGTCAAGAACAAGAGCTCGTGGCTGCCCCTGCGCGGCAGCGGACGCGAGGTGGCATCGCCGGCCGCGGCCTCAGAGCCTGGTGAGATGGAGCCGTCGTCGGAGGACTACACGTGCGTCATCTCCCGCGGGCTGAACCCGAGGACGGTGCACATCTTCGGCGACCGCGTCGTGGAGGGCGCCGCCGCGGAGAGCCCGCCGCGGCCAATAAATTTGCCGGCGCGGCGATAG